The genomic DNA TAAATGACAGgattcagaataaaaataaaaattatggaACAAAATTGAACATTTTGGATTCTCATTGAactgatgacccccccccccaaaaaaaaaaaccccaaacaaacaaaaaaacaaaaaacgggcTTAAAACGATATAATTCGATTGTGAGGAGACCTAAACTGAGTGCGTTTGATGGGTGAATGCAGGAGACAGCAGCCTGTGATGGATAACGACCTATTTGTTTGGCTGCTTGTAAAGTGATCCTGTTAATGAGACGTGCGCCACCGCTCTGCGCAACAGCCTGCTGGTGGGGAGCCCAAGTATCCCTTTACAGTTACACTGCTTCAGCTTACCTTGACTTCAGCCTTATTGATTTACATCATTTAAAAGTATCCAACTAAAAGAAATGCTAAATAAGTGTCCAGTTGAATTTTATAaagagatttaatttaatttaaaaaaaaattctcggGAAATAAAGTTAGAAATCTGTCAGGCGCAAATCCGTTTGGCGTGGATTTGTTCACTGTTCACAAGGTCGGACTAAAGCAAAGCGGTATCGATTTCTGCATCGATGTGGGAACCGAGGTTGTTTGATGCAGCTGCAAGTTAGAAAACCTGCAAGCAGAGCGCAGATAGCCGCGCCATAAAGCTGAAACACATGTCCCATACTCACACTGACGCAGCAGGTTCACCCCCAGCgcaagaggacaaaaaaaacccccacatcgTCTTGAACTCTGGTCCGcgttgattgtgtgtgtgaacatttcaGTCACACAAGCTGCAAAACTGACACACCACCACAAAACCCTCTGCTCGACAAACACACGTCTCACACCTTTTTCTCTCTAAATCCCCCCTCCCGCCTTCACTCAcatattttcactgttttgtttagtgttgattttttttacaagcaaaAAAAGACAGTGATTCGTTTTGTTTCATGCAAAATTAGAtcatttaagtatttatgttcCATTCTTACTAGTCTTTATTTGCACAATATACATTTTAGTTGctgaaaaggacaaaaaaaaaggataaaatgtGAAAACGTATGAATGAACATTCACCTTTCATCAGTGGAAATGCTTTCTTGTTCAGTctgaataaagacaaaaatattaatcataAGAAAAACAAGGCAAAAATCAGAGTTTAATCAACTGAAGCATGTTTGATTGACACATCACAAAATATTtccatgttgatttttttttttatattaaaatcaaGCAGCCTGATTTGAACAAAATGCTGaagtgagagaagaagaaggagaaggaggacaggGCCGATTCAACGGCGTTGAAACAACGTTCACTGCTTCAGACAGGAAACCGACTCAGTCGAGAAGACACCGCCGGTGTTGCCACAGCCTCCTCTTCTGCCTCTCTGTGGCCTCCCATcaccgccacccccccaccccccaagccTTGATTTTGACTCCCTTAGTTGTACCAAAAGAATATGATTGTAACAGATGCCCGGTTACTAAAAGGAGGTAAGAGGAAGAACGGCATATACTTCTACAGAAGTGAGTGATCTGTTGTGTCGAAGGTCAGGGTTAAATGCAGACTTTGAGGTTAGAATGTTTTCAACTTCGACATCCGTTTGGACCTCATTTAGAGCTCCTAGTGTTTTAACACACACGAGGCCTAATATTTTACACCACATGTATgtgaacaacccccccccccatagatCTACCCCCTTATTGAGATCTGCTAAAAGCAAAACTTTTTCAGTGGAGGAAATTAAGACTAAGAAATGTGATCAAAACCGTCCAATCAGTGACCTGGCCCCTAAACCTCTGTTCTTTAGCAATGCCAGGCTAGTGTGCTAATAAATGCTAACACCAGCTTCTATGAACTAAAGATCTCAGCAGGCTGAATAAGAACTGATgttaattattataaatttgtGAATTCAGAATTTCATTTCAGTGAAATCATGCGTTCCATCATATTTCACTGCTGACACGGTCTCGACCGCCAGCGTCGACTCccaaagtgaaaacaaaaacgATTTTGTACTTGACGATTCTTTTGAAAGCATCTGGAGTGTGTTTAAAAGTCATTTAGCTCACTTTTTGTCCAGTTTCATGGTTGCAGTGGATTGGAGCCTTGATGGTTTTGTTGTGGCTAAACTGACTCTCACTGGTTCGCGTTTCTATTTGGTTCCTTGTGCTCAGCGTGAGAATTCATCTTTGCACCTCCACTCGAAGGTGGCATCAATGCAAACCACATCACGCTATCTCATCCCCTCACATTTTCCTTTGGCTCCACAACTCTAACCACAGTGTGACAACCCCCTCCCTCTTTCTATTATGCTGCTAAGCCCCCCCAGCTACAATCTGATTCCTGCTCTTTTCCTTAACCTCAGTACTGTACAGGAGGAACTGTCTAAATCTCATCAAACTGTGGCCCCACATGCAGCCAACAGTGAGGGACCAAGTGTGAACACAAAGCATGATTTACTAGACGCTGCCAACCGCAAGAACgtctttctttcacacacagagtccacaaatgtttgtttgttttttttgctctacTCTCATTTTAAAACTTGATGTCTTATAGCAATAATCCAGCCTCCATTTTTATTACTGGAAACAGATTTATGTTAATGGTTCATACGTCAAGATGTGTAATTTGTTGCAATCCTGTATTACTGAATTATGCTGTAgcccacatgtgtcaaactcaaggccctgggGGCCAAATTTGGCCCGCCTCATCcttttatgtggcccatgaaagcataaaaggtcagagtgtctaaacatgcataggtcaaaagtgtcaaactacatttcccacaatgcagttattaagcccattttaactttgacaaaccCATTTTGAACGGTTAATATcctgacttgtgtttgatgttatttttctttattcctttaaatattttgatccttgattgatggagttcagtgggtttcataacctgacaaattagaaggatttattttataacagagaaacaagcaaatatattttttctgtacaactgtaatgtttgtaacttgaatgagtaataaattcagagttatttaacattaaggagtagttacatttattttacatttattttacattattttgagttacatttatttacatttacaaattaacatctggccctttgaggacagctcatatgctgatgtggccctcagtgaaaatgacttCGTCTCCCCTATTGTAGCGTAAAGAGCCCCAAACCTTCGCCCATCGGAAtgtcttaaataaataaataaataaataaataaataaataaataaataaataaataaataaataaataaataaataaataaataaataaataaataaataaataaataaaagccctGAACAGGAAACACTGAACAGCTACTGGGATTTATGTTTTAAACACTCAACAAATCACTGCCCTCATCCATCACTGTGATCAGAAACTCCCTTGTTTGCACTCGGCCCGTTTCTGGTTGTAAATTTACCCCCAAACACTGAGAATCCCATCGGGAGCTTTAGTGCATGGATGTGAAGAGAACTGCTCAGCGCTTCCTGGTTATTGTGTCTCTATGCATGTACATGCAGTCAGGCAGCCATTTAAatggtcaaaggtcagcagttCAAGATTAAATAAgcctgtgtttaatgtgtgtgcatgcacttatgtatttatttattcttttggttgcattttattctactttcatttgaatatttttttaatgagtggaaaatgtgtatattttttttaaataaatgtgactttataggaaacaaacaaaaatgcacTGGTTTCTTTCAGCTCATGcttttgtgaaaaatattttttcatatagAAAACACCGCTCCTTTCTGGATTTTTCTGGACAAATACTGATTGCATGCGAGTGGATGAAGTTTCAGGCTGGGTTTGCAGATAGAAACTTTCTCAACACTTAACTTTGCTGTTCCCAAAATATCCTGTCTGGAAGACAGGAAACCTCAGCTCAGTTtatgaaaatttgttttttttgatcaTGTTTCCCTGTTGCTTAAAATTAAAGACCTCTCCTTTAATTTCTTTGAAATGAGTTTTGACCTTTGACTTCTTCTAAGTTTTGAAGCTTGTGACCGTTTGGTCCATCCACCACACCCTCCACTCCCAGTGTGAACCCTTATTAACCGCTGACCACTGCTACCACGGACAGTTGTAGTTTTACATTGTGAAATCACTTCTTTAGAAAGTGAGGTTGAATATCTGCAGCAAAAGCTGCTCACAAGTGACTTCAACTTGTTTTACCTTGCGCAGAATCTGTACCGAGAGAGTGAAAGAACTCTCCAACAAAAAAGCAGAAGATCCTCGTTCCTTATTTCAGCGATGATGACCTTAACAGATTACCAGCGAAATGCATGATCATCTTTTGACATGTGAATCATTTCACATGTTCATAGTTCACATGTTCACAGTTCAGTTGTAGTATTTCAGATAATGAAATGCAGCATAGTTCTCCTAAAATTATTCCCAAGCTATAAAATTGGTGTAcgtttttttcacttcattgtATCTCAGATTCTTTATTTCAGTAACCTGCAAAAGCATAGactaaacagataaacaaaaacaagcaataaCTTTACCTACTTACTGTTACTAACAGTAACAACCAGATTCTGCTGTAAATATCCGTATTCTGGATCTGGGATTTTTGatcaaaatatgtatttggTTGGAGATCAATGTGGTTTGTATAACAGAATGTTATAGAAAGTGTTCCAGACCTGGTACTGCCAACATGTCGATGAAATACTGCAGAGTTAAAATCATTCAATTGATGTGGTGCATGAATAAATGGCAAGAGGTTATATTAAGGTTTATATAAATTATGCATCATtggaaaatcatgtttttataaattattgTTGAGTAACACGTCTTTCAAAATATTAGCAGATTTCCAGACCCAGTGAATTAATTAAGTGGCATTGCTTACTTTGCAGATGTCATCACTGAGCATTACAAAGTGTGTGCTCTTTGCATGCAGTGGTACAATAATTGAGCTCTCTGAGTTCTTTAGCAGTTATAATTTCCTccatagaaataaaatgtgaacagCTAATTCCACACCACTTGGTTTTTTAATTAGCATTATTATATTAAAGCAATTTGTTAAGTTAATCATTGTCTCAACTACAGGATCTATTGAAGTACAGATGAATAATCCTCCAGTGTCTGGCTCACTGATGCCCCCTGTTGGCGAAAGTGTCGTGTCCTCCTCCGgggcagcagggggcgctctTACTTTCGAGATATTGCGCTGTGACGTCACAAGCTTAGGTTTCCGCTGACGACAGACGCTTCATCTGGTCTAGAGTTAAGAGGCGTATAACTACCCAAAAATGGTGAGTTAAATCTTTTTAAGTGATCAAATTCGGATACAGAATGTACGAAAATATGGAATCGATGATAGGACGGCGTTTCCGGCGGTGTGAGAGTCAGATGTTCGTGGATGTTTGCGGCTTTCGTTCGCTCCGTACCGGTGAGCTGCTGAGCTCCAGCGTGGCGTTTCAATGGCTGATGAAACTTCAGCAGACCTACTTTAGAGGAAACCTACCGAGCGTTTAATAACCGAATAAGAAATCGGCGTGACATCGACAGCACCTCCAGACagctgacatttattttttgtgtgtcaaATGTTGGTTAAAGCTAGCATGGCGGTGCCAAACTAGTAACATGCTAAACTAGCTAGCAGGCTAACATCCTAACTCTACTCGCAGGGTTTCGTCAAAGTGGTGAAGAACAAGGCCTACTTCAAGAGATAcgaggtcaaattcagaaggagaagaggtaaGACTACAATTATGACACTTAGCATGCGCTGTTAAGCTAGGCTAATGATGCTACTGTATGCATTTAGTTATTACACTTCTTAAAACACAGCTGTTAAAATTATCCATCTGTCAACTTCACAGAGGGGAAAACGGACTTCTACGCCCGGAAGCGTCTGGTCGTGCAGGACAAGAACAAGTACAACACCCCCAAGTACCGGATGATCGTCAGGTTTTCCAACAGGGATGTGTGCTGCCAGGTCAGTGACTGGGAGAGGAAGTCAATCTGATGTAACGTGTTGTAAGAGACACACAGCAACGTTCTGTCTGATTTTCCAGATTGCCTATGCAAAGATTGAGGGAGACCACATTGTGTGTGCTGCTTACTCCCATGAACTCCCCAAATACGGCATCACGGTCGGCCTCACTAACTACGCTGCTGCCTACTGCACCGGGCTGCTGCTGGCTCGCAGGGTAAGAAATCACACATTTGCATGCATCAGTTAAATTAGACAGAAATATCAGTTTTCAGAAGTGATTTGAAATATTGCTGTGCGTTAGAATCAGAACGCTTGTCATTCTGTGCATGCTGGAGCAGATCTTCCTTCTCCTTTGCTTAGCTGCTGCACAAGTTTGGCATGGACCAGGTGTATGAGGGCCAGGTGGAGGTGACAGGAGATGACTTCAATGTGGAGAGCATTGACGGACAGCCCGGTGCCTTCACGTGTTACTTGGATGCAGGTCTGGCCAGAACCACCACAGGGAACAAGGTGTTCGGAGTCCTGAAGGGAGCAGTCGATGGGGGGCTGTCCATCCCTCACAGGTCTGTGAGAGTGTCACCCACTGGTTATTGATAATATtggttattcattcatttatttctagtTTGTCTTTGCTTCTTGATGATGATATTAATCACGCTGAGCAGAATGTAGTTGGTCCTTCATTTGCATTAGCTGATGCTTACTGTCCTTTTCAAGACGGGGCTGAAAGAAGCAAGATGAACCAGGGTGCACAACTGTCCGTCTATAATAACATAtgttaaataaaacagatgttTAAGAATATGTCCTTTAAGAAATGGAAGCTGGTGTAAGAAGTttaatgttttgaaatgttggATAACTGGATTATTGTATCTTCTACTTGTTTCTAGTCTAAAACGCTTCCCGGGTTACGATGCAGAGAGTAAAGAGTTCAACGCCGAGGTGCATCGGAGACACATCATGGGCATGAACGTAGCCGACTACATGTCCTACCTgatggaggaggacgaggacgcCTACAAGAAACAGTTCTCTCGCTTCATCAAGAATGGAGTCACGCCAGACACGGTGAGAACGCCGGGATGTTTGTGACCCTCCGAGGCTTACCTGGTCGTGGTTTTTCATTGCATCGATATGCAAAGGTTGACTTTATGTTAAACTTGTGTCAAATCAAGCAATAAAATAAgaccacagattttttttttcttagagtTAGATGATTATTCGTTCATGCTGCCTTTTTTAATCTGTCATATATTCGTCACTCTGCTGCAGCTTGTTCTGGAGGACAATGATTGTCTATAACCACTTTTTAATATCCGATTGGtgaggtgtaaaaaaaaaaatccacagttAATGTCTTAGTGATTCTTTCATGCAAGCTTCCTTTATCACAGTTTTTATACACTGAGATGACTCTAcaagaaaaagtcaaatgttTATGAtggttttgttggttttgctTTTTGATGATGATGCAAAGCACGCTGAGCAAAATGTAGTTGGTCCTTCATTTGCATTGGCTGATGCTTACTGTCCTTTTCAAGACGGGGCTGAGAGAAGCAAGAAGAGATGTTGTGCACAGACTGAGATGGCTGGATGTGGCACAATAACATGTTGATTTCTGACGTTTTCAGGTAGAAGAGATGTACAAAAAAGCACACGCCACCATCAGAGCAAACCCCATACACGAAAAGAAACCCAAGAAAGACGTCAAGAAGAAGAGGTGAGAACTTCGGTTCAACAAGTGGCTCATTTATTCTTGTGACATGACACAAATTCAATCGTTATTTCGGGTTCTTGAGTTTAATCTTGATATTTTAACAATAAAGGAACCCACATTTTACAGGATTGACCATCCTGGTGCCGAGTAGGCACTGGGATGCTGCACTGAATGTTAATGGAGCTGTTGTCACTTCTTTTCCGGACAGATGGAATCGCGCCAAATTATCTCTGGCACAGAGGAAGGACCGCGTCGCTCAGAAGAAAGCCAGTTTCTTACGAGcgcaagaacaagaagaaggcGACGGTTAGCGGAACGGTTCAGTCCTCTGCTGCCACGACGCATTACAAATAAATTTATTCCAAAATCAAGCTGTAGTCCCAGTCAGCATTAATCTCATTTACTTTTCACATGGTGAGCTTAACTCATGATCGTCACAGAAGTGGTATGGAATATAATTGTGCAAAGTCATGCTGGTGTGTTCAGCAAGCatacaatttttacattttataaaattcAAACAGCAGCATTGACCGTGAGCTTGATGTTTTTACTGGTCGCTTTCCGAAATGCATCCCAACAAGTCAGGATGTTGACTCCGCCAGAGTAACTACACAACAGCAAAGTGTGGAAGGGTTCCTGGAAAAACACTTCAAAAGTTACAAGATTGGATGAAAAGAGCTTCACTGGTGGTAAACATTCAGATGACATCTATGGCACTGAGACAAAATTAGAGCAATATGTGGaaacgtttaaaaaaattctgaacaATACAGGTAAATAATCTCAAAACTACATGAACAGCTCATGGATACAGCATTAATGTGGATAACAAACAGCAGATTGAAGTACGCTGACAAAGTATTTGACCTCTGGAGTACTGACGGTGATCAGTCTACTTGGAAGCTTAAATGAACATGCAGCTAAGTGACAGAAAAAGCAAATGAGCACATTTTAAAATCCCATCGTTATTGATAAATGCTTCGATCTTTGATGTTCTATATTTCCTCACCGGAAAGGGTTGGATGGTGGTTTCCTTCATGCAAACCACAGAAAACATTGGACTGATTTTTGCGCATCTCAAGTTGTCTACAATTTAACTTAAGGGAACTTCAGCACAGGCTGGAGTTTTTACAATTACAACTGTCAAGTATTCATCCGAGAAGATTTAAGACTAGATTTGGACTCCTTGTACATATAAACTCACACACTTGATGCTCAtccatctggaggaggaagtcTACAGATGCACCTGAGTGAAATCTGATAAGAAATGTACCTTTTTATTTGGGCCAAGTAATAAAATCATTGTCTAAACAGACTAAGGAGTATTCATCAAACAAACACGTGTCTGTAGAGCATCACCAGCCTCACCTCTCAAAAGCTACGctccctgataaacaatatgaaTAGTGCAAATTTAAAACATCTCAACAAACTGCTGTAATGAACCTTGCCTGTAAGATTATGTAGGAAAAACAGCAGTTTGGTCTCTCAGCTGTTTAGACTAACAAAATCATAATGAACCATTTTCAATGtttaatttcaataatttcAACTTTATTAATTCAGAGCACTTGGGCTAGTGTTCCCAAAACCAGAACCAAAACTTCTCCCCAGTCCAACGTTTCATGAATGCTGTGAGTCGATAAAaatattactttattttcaCTTCATTAAATTTGATAAATTTCTAAATGACAGCATCTCTTGTGCTCGGCTCCGTGTGAGGACACAACTGCTGAACTTTTAGGATGGATGCTCTCCTGGTCACGAGTCCTTGGTGTGTGAGATCTGTCTCCACAGCAGAGCCTTCAGGTTGTTGAGAATCAGCGAGTGCTCCATGTTCATCTGTCCAGCGTTACCCCTCAGAGCCATACAGGCGtacagctgcttctccagctcctctctcATCCCCGATGGCGCCCCACGCAGGAGGTAGTCCTTCAGCGCGCCGCACGCCTTCGCCAAGTTGGGCTGAACGGGCTCCTCCCTGCAACGCTTTTCCGCCACGTCGCACGACGTCCGGCAGTCCACCCCGTACACGCAGTCAGCGTCCGTCTCGCACTTCAGCGTTCTCATGGCGCGCCGGAACTCGTCCTCGGGAACCACGGCTCGGTTGTTAGTGAGGCGGAGCTCGTGGCGATCCGTGTAACCGAAATGTGCCGCGGCGAGATCGCAGATCTGAAAGCTGCCGTAAGTGCCGTGGAAGATGTCCTCCACCAGCTCTAGCAGGCCCATGGAGATCTTGGCTTTGCGGGGCCATGAGGGGGTGAACCACTGGTCCATAGAGCGCTGCAAGCTACTGGGTACCCAGGATGCCATGGGCCAGGGGAGAGAAAAACCATACAGGGGCCCGTAAGGCACTCGCTCCGTCATGTACAGGTCCCCACAGTAGCCCAGGAGGCGAGGAGTGTGTCCTCGATCCTGCAGCAGAAGACCCAGCAGCACCTCCAGAAGACAAAATACAAGTCTGTCTCACCAAAACGTCTCAGGTAGTTGAAGTTATTTCATGTTTGCaggcaaaaacaacattttatgcAACAGATAACTGGTCAGAAATGTTCATCTTCTCTCCCATTAGCTGGTGATGGTACCTCGTCCATCTGCAGGAGGGCCCATGTCGAGCGGGCTTCTGGCAGCGACACCCGTCCATCTTTGTTTCCATCGGCAACAGAGAGGATCTTGCCGACAAGGCTGGCGAGGTTCGCCTGCTCTCCAAGCTTCAACtggtccaaaaagaaaaaaggtacaTGTAGAGGCAAGGgtttacttcctgtgttttcacttggggtggtgggtgtgacattgtgtgtgtgtgtgtgtgtgtgtgttggcgccTGAGATTGCCTGATTGATTGCCAGATGAATATCACTTGTGCAGATGGACGATGACTGGACTAGACTAAGATGGAAAATAGCCGTTACGTCTTTGCTTTGCGTTTCTTACTCTTTGCGTTTTGGATCTTTGCGGTCAACAGAAATATCGGCACCCCACTCTTTGTACCGAAGCGAAAAACAGAATCACAGCCAAGCACAGGTAATATTCATCAGGCAATCAATCAGGCaccaacacaaccacacacacacatgccacacCCACTACCCCAAGTGAAAACACAGGTACATGCTTGCCTCTACATTTTTTATGGctgacaaaaacacttttaaaatgttttttaaaaaaactaattttgaCACTCGACGTGTCAGCGCCCCGCTCTCTCCTCTCAGTGACTAAATTTGGGTTTTGATAGTCACGTCAGTACAGAGGCTCAAAGTCAGACCTCAGACTAAAATATGTGGGTCCCTGTGAACCTCCGGAGACCTTTTACCTTGAGCTGATTGAAGACCATCTCTCTAAACTTCTCCACCGACGTGCCTCTGTTCGGCATGTCGAACACCGGGGCCTCTTTCCGGGGCTCCGGCTCCTCTCCCAGCTCGTAGTGCGTCACCTCGCCCAGTTTACAGCGGATGATCCCATCGTGGTCTCCCCAGCTTCCCGTGTAAACCTGACCAgcaagaaacatttatttaacaaacaGAGAGGTGGCAGAAGCACAGCTTAAAAGGTTTAACAGGAAGTAAACGTTATTCCTCACCTGGTTATTGGGCAGAGTCGACAGACACCTACTCATGTAGAGCGTCTCTTTGTCACAAAGACTGCTGCAGGCCGAGCCGTCAATGATTCCCCTCCTGTATTTATCACACTTGGAAAACATGAAGAGGAATAGCATTTACAATtctgcatttttcaaaataaaagtccattACACATCACTCAGAACATCATTAGAATGAACAACGCTGGGACTCACAATGGCATTCTTGCACTCGTGTCCTCTGCACAGCTCTGTGTAGGTGGAGTATTGCACATAGAGCACCCAGCTCCCCACCAGCACCGTCAGCCACGTCAGGAACAGGTACTTGACCCGAACAAAGGAGATCCGCGCCTAAGAAGGGTGAGCAAATCCTGAGTCAAATCCTTAAAGTGCTACTGGTTTATTATATGGGCAAAAGAGACCAAAAATACTTCAATCCAAGCAGGAAACTTGGGAGCACCCTCATCAAACCTGATCCCATCATGGGTTACCATAGTGAGCTCATGCGGGCATCCCATAACGCGACTAAGACTTCACAACTATTTGACTACATGATGTGACTTTAGTGGTTACTTTTTTCTGCAAGGAATGTCACCGTGCTCAGTGAAGATGAGGCggtttttattctttctctGATCACACAGCAGGAGCGGCTTctgttgtgtgtattttggCAACATCGTAAAATTCCAAAACCTCATAAATATACACCCAGAGAAGCAGGGTCTGACCCTTTTTTTATCTGTGATGTGATCATTTTACTCGGTAAACAGCTCAAATCAGAACAGACGACCTTCATGTTTTGTGTCTATGGCAAAAAATTACTGTCGTGAATTCagattgttttgcattttaaagaaTTTCCGGAGGAAAATAGATCGTGTAAGTCTGGGGAAAAGCACAAGGAGTATGCAACTCAACTAAACAGCGTTATTAGACAGATTAGGGTCTCAGACATGTGTGTAGGTGATGCATGCACATGACACCCATCTGTTGGTGTTTCTAAGGAAATCTGCGACCACATGATAAAGAATCTGAGCAGCAAAAGATTTATCCTTCACTTGTTTCCTGTGTACAAACACTCATCGATTTGAATCACCAAAATATGCATATGTCTTTtccacattaaaatgcattttcatgaTTCCCTGAAAAATTgcggaaaatgtaaaaaaaaaaaaaaaatctaaatcaccAAGTTTCctggaaacattttttgcacaaaCCACCAACAGACCagcaaataaacacaaggaCCCAGGTGGAATCATTACATCCTCTGTGGAGGTAAACATATCTTCAGACTAATTTATTCTTTCCTCTTATGTAAGCCACCATGATTGTTGGAATTCTGTTTGTAGAGGGAACTCGGCTCACTCCCTCTTCATGTCCCCGCTATTCAGATATGTGTTGTTGTGACGCTTTGACAAACATGGTGTTCACGTTCGGCGTCTGCCGTAGTGTCAAACATTCTCAAATTTGTGGTAATCGTTGCTTTGTTACTATTAGATATGATTCTGattattcaaataaatacagaaacatcAATATGCTGTATCATTTCATCAGAAGACATTACATATGGATATCTGAGGTAAAGGCAAAGTCTGAACACCCTCAAATCTGGCACCCGGATGGTGGAAGTGTTCTGGGTTTTAATGAAGGCTCGTAAACTTGCGTCCTGGAACAGCACTTTGTATTTACGTCCAAACCAGGCACCCACATCCTGAGGAGCCAATACATTTGGTGTGTAGCTACAAACCAGGTGGTCCCATAACAGGGCTTCTCTTTATATTTGTTATCAGGCACAGTCACATTATGAAGATGTGTCACTATTTGACCCAACTATAAAGGTACTGTCTGAGTAATGCTAACAGCAAAAATATCATCCCAGTAACATATTTGGCCAGATTGTCTCTCCAATTCCACTTACAAAATATTAACATAGGAAGTAAAAGAAACcctaaaaaatggaaatgaacaaaacacatACAATAAAACTATGGTCAAAGACTTTTCTCAgccaagaacaaaagaaaagaacccTAAATAGTCTGGTTTAGACGTGCTAGGTTGTGTaatgcaggggtgtcaaactcatttttactgagggtcacatcagcataacggctgtcctcaaagggccagatggaaCTTATAagtgtaactaaatgtaactcaatgtaatgttaaataaatgtaactactcctaattgttaaataactctgaatttattactcattcaagttacaaacattacagtgacacagaaaaaatgttcgcTTGTTGCTCAGTtacatttgtcaggttatgaaacccacaaaactccatcaatcaaggatcaaactatccaagtgaatagagaataataacattaaacacaagtt from Antennarius striatus isolate MH-2024 chromosome 18, ASM4005453v1, whole genome shotgun sequence includes the following:
- the rpl5a gene encoding 60S ribosomal protein L5a, translated to MGFVKVVKNKAYFKRYEVKFRRRREGKTDFYARKRLVVQDKNKYNTPKYRMIVRFSNRDVCCQIAYAKIEGDHIVCAAYSHELPKYGITVGLTNYAAAYCTGLLLARRLLHKFGMDQVYEGQVEVTGDDFNVESIDGQPGAFTCYLDAGLARTTTGNKVFGVLKGAVDGGLSIPHSLKRFPGYDAESKEFNAEVHRRHIMGMNVADYMSYLMEEDEDAYKKQFSRFIKNGVTPDTVEEMYKKAHATIRANPIHEKKPKKDVKKKRWNRAKLSLAQRKDRVAQKKASFLRAQEQEEGDG
- the dipk1aa gene encoding divergent protein kinase domain 1A; this translates as MAKGLFPRAWVKKSFYFQARISFVRVKYLFLTWLTVLVGSWVLYVQYSTYTELCRGHECKNAICDKYRRGIIDGSACSSLCDKETLYMSRCLSTLPNNQVYTGSWGDHDGIIRCKLGEVTHYELGEEPEPRKEAPVFDMPNRGTSVEKFREMVFNQLKLKLGEQANLASLVGKILSVADGNKDGRVSLPEARSTWALLQMDEVLLGLLLQDRGHTPRLLGYCGDLYMTERVPYGPLYGFSLPWPMASWVPSSLQRSMDQWFTPSWPRKAKISMGLLELVEDIFHGTYGSFQICDLAAAHFGYTDRHELRLTNNRAVVPEDEFRRAMRTLKCETDADCVYGVDCRTSCDVAEKRCREEPVQPNLAKACGALKDYLLRGAPSGMREELEKQLYACMALRGNAGQMNMEHSLILNNLKALLWRQISHTKDS